A genome region from Calliopsis andreniformis isolate RMS-2024a chromosome 2, iyCalAndr_principal, whole genome shotgun sequence includes the following:
- the Pgls gene encoding 6-phosphogluconolactonase isoform X1: MEKILIQPRDGLVVSCLSNLLQTSADEALAGGDTFKVGLSGGSMVQLLAQSLPDITTDWSKWYFFFCDERIVPFDSNDSTYGEYKAKLIGKIPVTEDQFIKIDPDLSAEEAAKDYIKKMSVFFPPDRVPCFDVLLLGLGPDGHTCSLFPNHKLLNETSLWVCPINDSPKPPPCRITLTLPVINNAKKCIFAVIGSSKADVVKKILQDKESLPAARVQPQNGELYWLLDEDAAKFLNTA, encoded by the exons atggaaaaaatattaatcCAACCTCGGGACGGACTCGTAGTGTCATGTTTGTCTAACCTTCTTCAAACAAGTGCCGATGAGGCACTTGCAGGTGGTGATACATTCAAAGTTGGATTATCAG GAGGATCTATGGTACAATTATTGGCACAGAGTTTACCTGACATAACTACTGATTGGAGTAAATGGTATTTCTTTTTCTGTGATGAAAGAATTGTTCCTTTTGACAGTAATGATTCAACTTATGGAGAATATAAAGCCAAATTAATTGGTAAAATACCAGTAACTGAGGATCAGTTTATAAAAATCGATCCTGATCTATCtg CTGAAGAAGCTGCGAAAGATTATATTAAGAAGATGTCTGTGTTCTTTCCACCTGATCGGGTTCCATGTTTTGATGTGTTGCTTTTGGGATTAGGTCCAGATGGACATACATGTTCACTCTTTCCTAATCATAAACTTTTGAATGAAACCAGTTTATGGGTCTGTCCTATTAATGATTCTCCTAAGCCACCTCCCTGTCGTATTACCCTTACTCTCCCTGTGATAAACAATGCAAAAAAGTGCATATTTGCTGTTATTGGATCTAGCAAAGCAGATGTTGTTAAG AAAATATTGCAAGATAAAGAAAGTTTACCTGCTGCTCGTGTACAACCACAAAATGGAGAATTATATTGGCTTTTAGATGAAGATGCTGCAAAATTCTTAAATACAGCCTAA
- the Pgls gene encoding 6-phosphogluconolactonase isoform X2: MVQLLAQSLPDITTDWSKWYFFFCDERIVPFDSNDSTYGEYKAKLIGKIPVTEDQFIKIDPDLSAEEAAKDYIKKMSVFFPPDRVPCFDVLLLGLGPDGHTCSLFPNHKLLNETSLWVCPINDSPKPPPCRITLTLPVINNAKKCIFAVIGSSKADVVKKILQDKESLPAARVQPQNGELYWLLDEDAAKFLNTA; this comes from the exons ATGGTACAATTATTGGCACAGAGTTTACCTGACATAACTACTGATTGGAGTAAATGGTATTTCTTTTTCTGTGATGAAAGAATTGTTCCTTTTGACAGTAATGATTCAACTTATGGAGAATATAAAGCCAAATTAATTGGTAAAATACCAGTAACTGAGGATCAGTTTATAAAAATCGATCCTGATCTATCtg CTGAAGAAGCTGCGAAAGATTATATTAAGAAGATGTCTGTGTTCTTTCCACCTGATCGGGTTCCATGTTTTGATGTGTTGCTTTTGGGATTAGGTCCAGATGGACATACATGTTCACTCTTTCCTAATCATAAACTTTTGAATGAAACCAGTTTATGGGTCTGTCCTATTAATGATTCTCCTAAGCCACCTCCCTGTCGTATTACCCTTACTCTCCCTGTGATAAACAATGCAAAAAAGTGCATATTTGCTGTTATTGGATCTAGCAAAGCAGATGTTGTTAAG AAAATATTGCAAGATAAAGAAAGTTTACCTGCTGCTCGTGTACAACCACAAAATGGAGAATTATATTGGCTTTTAGATGAAGATGCTGCAAAATTCTTAAATACAGCCTAA
- the Dpm3 gene encoding dolichyl-phosphate mannosyltransferase subunit 3 — protein MTKLMEWLLFATIFFGIWIAAVTGNINSIFITEWKPVVLFLPVIALFLFGLYAAITVLYRVFTFNNCESAAIELQQQIKEARQDLQMKGVILRSKKV, from the exons ATGACAAAGCTAATGGAATGGCTCTTATTTGCAACTATATTTTTTGGTATTTGGATTGCAGCAGTTACAGGAAACATTAATTCAATATTTATCACTGAATGGAAACCAGTTGTTCTTTTTCTTCCTGTtattgctctatttttatttggaTTATATGCTGCTATCACTGTCTTATACAGAGTCTTCACATTTAATAATTGTGAAAGTGCTGCCATTGAACTACAGCAA CAAATTAAGGAAGCTAGGCAAGATCTTCAAATGAAAGGTGTGATCTTAAGAAGCAAAAAAGTATAA